The DNA region GCGGCGGTGATGTTGGACTTGTACTGGCCGTTGAGCGCCTCTTCCTGGCTCAACTGCAGCAGGCGCACGGAGGCCACGGGATCGTCGGCGGGCGTGAGGATGCGCTTGCCGGTGCTGATCTGCTCCTGGGTCCGGGTCACGTTCGCGTAGTTCTTCTGCAGGCCCGCGACCTGGTTGTTGAAAGCCTGGATAGTCGAGATTCTCATTTCACATCAGCCTCAATTGAAGGCGCCTATGAGTGTATCGAACAGCGCGCGCGCAACTTGAATGACCTGGGCGTTGGCGTTGTAGTACTGCTGGAACTGGATCAGGTTCGCCGCCTCCTCGTCCAGGTTCACGCCCGAGAGCGAGTCGCGGTTCTCCTGCGCCTGGCTCAGCACCGCCTCGCTGGCATCGGAGTTGACCCGCACCTGCGCGGTCAGCGAACCGACCCGCTCCACCAGTCCGCTATAGGCATCGGTATAGGTGGCGCCGGTGCTGCCGTTGCCAACCACCGGCTTGGTCTGCAGGCCGACCAGGGCCAGGGCGTTGCGGTTGTCGCCGGTGCCCTTGTTGTTGAAGGCCAGGCTGAAGCTGTCGCCGCTCTGCGGGGTGCCGCCCATGGTGAATTCGTAGGTGTAGCTGTTGTTGGTCGACGGGTCGGTGTAGTTCAGCCGCAGGGTGTTGGTCTGCCCCGGGGTCAGCGCCGTGGTGGACGGCGACACGTAGCTCAGGGTGGCGCCGGCCGGCAGGGCGCCGTTGAGGGTGTTGGTGGTCGCGTCGAAGGTCAGCGCGATGCCGCTGGCGCCGAACAGGTCCTGCAAGTCGGTGACGTCGATCGGCGAGGGCCCGCTGGTCAGGGCCGGCTGGCTGATGGTGCCGGTGCCCCGGTTGTTGGTGGTCGCCTCGGCCCGCGCCGAGCCGGAGAAGGCCAGCTGGTCGGAGGTCTTGAGCACGCTCTCGAAATCCGTGGCGCCGCGCCGGGTCGGCTGCAGGGTGAACCGATCATTGGCCGCCGGCAGCGAGTCCAGCTGCACCTGGAAGCCCTGGTCGTTGCCCGCCGCGTCGGCGAAGCTCAGCGTGTAGGGGCCGGTGCCGGTGACGGTGACCGTCATCGCCGCGTTGTCCGACAGGCGCGTGGCGGTGTAGTTGGTGCCGTCGAAATCCAGGCGGTAGTCGCTGGTGCCGAGCCTGCTGGTGTTGGTGATGTTCAGCGTGGCGTTGGCGGTGCCGGTGTTGTTGACGTTCGGCAGCACCCGCAACGACGCCGACTGCGGGTCGTTGATGTTGCCGAACAGCGGGCTGCCGGCGCGACCGGCGGAGTCCAGGCCCTGCCCCAGCTGCTTGTTGATGGTGTCGGAGATGGTGATCGCCAGTTGGCCCAGGGCGTTGTACGACTGGTCCAGCGCGGTGTCGCGGTAGGCCAGCAGGCCACCCATCTCGCCACCGG from Pseudomonas tohonis includes:
- the flgK gene encoding flagellar hook-associated protein FlgK, which produces MADLLSIGLSGLRTSQTSLTVTGHNISNVNTPGYSRQQAVQQSNIPQFTGGGYIGSGSQVVDVRRLASEFLTSQLRTATSQNSELQTFKSQIEQLDGLLSNTTTGISPALKSFFTSLQTASQDPSSVAAREAVLSQAKGLADTFNTLYDQLDKQNSQINDQLGALTTQVNSLAANVANYNDAIAKARASGAEPNDLLDARDEAIRQISEMIGVKTLEQSDGSVSLFVGTGQPLVVGNTASTLRAKPGVDDPSRYQIDLVTGGVSQTITTQISGGEMGGLLAYRDTALDQSYNALGQLAITISDTINKQLGQGLDSAGRAGSPLFGNINDPQSASLRVLPNVNNTGTANATLNITNTSRLGTSDYRLDFDGTNYTATRLSDNAAMTVTVTGTGPYTLSFADAAGNDQGFQVQLDSLPAANDRFTLQPTRRGATDFESVLKTSDQLAFSGSARAEATTNNRGTGTISQPALTSGPSPIDVTDLQDLFGASGIALTFDATTNTLNGALPAGATLSYVSPSTTALTPGQTNTLRLNYTDPSTNNSYTYEFTMGGTPQSGDSFSLAFNNKGTGDNRNALALVGLQTKPVVGNGSTGATYTDAYSGLVERVGSLTAQVRVNSDASEAVLSQAQENRDSLSGVNLDEEAANLIQFQQYYNANAQVIQVARALFDTLIGAFN